ATCCCCATTggtttcgttaacaaaatcttgttgtgtcatttactttacttccgcattataattgtttaaattgtaataaagtaaataacgtttgtacgttaatccaagacACTTGATTGTGATCCTATAATACATCGGTTTcataccgtaactattatcaagtgtataccttgttgtcgtattgtcttgacttcgtatatagacgatcacacttggtattggACTTATTGGTTgaaacgaaaagattgtggtatactcgggtaccctcgtcatttcactaAACCACCATCAAAATCAAAAGGGGTAAGAAAAGTATGAGAAGgttgagagagaaagaaaagagtGAGTGAAGCAGGAAAAATACCAAGCCCGCGCTTCTCCTGAGAGTTTATACTCTGGAAACGGAAACTGAATTTCTTTCTGCCACTATTTACATGAAAACTGAGTTTCTATGTGGTTAAGCTAAACGGTGCCCCTCACCCATAGTAAGGTGCACTTTCATGCTTTTTTCGCTTAGCTTCAATTAAGCTATAGCGAAGCGAAATGCTCAGTCATAGTTCTTGGCCTTACAAATTCAATTTCGCAATAATGTATTTTTGTTTACGTTGCCAGTTTTTGCGGCTCATGACATATTTGGGCTCATGGTGGTGAGGGTGGTAAAGCAGATTTTGGACAGTAGCGAATTTGACCTTCGGAATTTTTCATGGTTGACAAGCAAACAAATACTTAAGCTACATGGCTAACAGATATTTAAACGCTAGTTTAGGCGCGAGCCCTAGTGCATTTATAAGGTCCTATACAAACTCCGGTCCCTAGTTATGAATACGGACACCAAAGGGCCAAATCACCCCTTTGACGACGTTTATATGGTCTCCCAGTCAAGTGTAGCTTTCCAAAGTATTTTTCACTATCggtgaaggagaaaagaaaaCACTGGCAAAGAAATTGATATGAATAATGACCCTTCCAGCCTTCCAGGCACACCAAACTTGATTATCTTAATGGCTGCTGATGACATATCAGCATCAAATCATCAATCCCCAACCTAATCTGCCTAAGCACTCTCGGATAAAAAATTACAAGATCCAACtcatttttcccaattaatcaatcataaataaTGCATGGATCGTGAGTAGTAGTATTGTACTGTGTATACAACTGCTTGAGAGGAGACTTATAAGACCTAAAAAGAATCAAATAAATCATTCTTCACTTAAACGAAGCTTCACTATTGATTCGCAAATCTTCAACACTTCTGTTCTCTATTTGTTTATGGCATCTTAAATGTTTAGATTTTAAATTTAAATAACATCTAAGTCTCTTATAATGCCGTCCTAGAAAAATAAAACAGATTCTGTACTTCTACTAATTTAAATTAAACAGAATTGATTACTAGAAATACTGCATCTCTCACACACCCTGTCCTGACAAGAGGAAGCTCACACACACACGCCATGTACATGCCCATGTTGTTCCTACTAATACGAAGATTCTTGGGAAGTCACGTGTTAACTGGATAAATAAACCCCCTAATAATAATTAATCTATGATTATCCGGACGGAGTACCTTTAATCCTGGCTTGGAGGGGGGAAAAcaccatttttcatctttttggttttgaagaagaGACAAATCTAGGCGCCTGGCTTAGGGGAGGTTTTCCCTTAAGTAATTAAAGTTTAAGCAAATACTTGGAAATTAGAAAGCTCAGATCAGATCCTACTAATAGCAGGTTAGTTTTAATAGTTAATACAGTTTTGTGGTTACAAAAAGCTCATTTACTTTAAACAGTATTCTTTTATCCTAGGTATAAAATTAAGAGCTAGATCTGTTAATGTTGAGACAGTACTTGGCATAAATGTTAAATGAGCAGCATCAATGATGATGAGCATAGTTTAAGAAATCTAGTGATCGATCAGTAGAGCTGCGAAAGAAAGTAAAACTCTCGAGCACCATCAGAAGTAAGACTAAACATTAAATATACCTCTGACAGAAGGATCTAGCTACTAATTCTAAACACATTTCTGATTCGACCTACCTACATGCGTTCATTATGATGTTTAGTTCTGTATTTTGTAAAAGCAATGACTCCGTTAGTTCGTCAAACGGAAACTAAAAAACAAATAACCGAGGTCATGTCAAGGAAGTTAAATTACAGAAAAATTCATTTCAATTACATTGCATAGTGTAATTAACAACCAGCACCAGACAAGGGTACAAGCATCAAAATGCCTTTAATTTTAGGAACGTAGAGTAGAAAGTATTTGAGACCCAAAACTACAGCATTTATTTGTTACAATGACGACAGGTTTaagaaaagcaaaaacaaaaagaacaaaagaaaggTTTTAATGCAAGAATAATGCTACTCGTGGAACACAAGAAAAGCATGTTCACATAAGCAAATACAACTGTGCCTACAATATTCACATGTTAGAAGGGAACTTTGATTGAAGTGCACGGCTACAAACTTGAAGCTCTTGCCATCATTATAATTTAGCTCTCGATGTGTGCTTTACAAGCATATGCCGCGGTGAAAAGAAACTAAATCAGAAAGCAGATGCATCCGCCTTCCAGTTCAAGCACAAAAGGCAACTATACAGGAGATCATCATTTGTTCCGGCTGCGTAAAGAAGTTAACAAGTGCTCCGTTTGATGGAAAAAGAAGTTAACAAGTGCTCCCTTTGATGGAAGGAAGACTCAGCAGTGCATACTTACCCAGTTACATACGAGTGTCGTTTCTTCTCTGCCTGTCGAATTACCCAAATCCCCCTTTTCCTTGAACCATTGCGCTTAACCTGAAATGGCAAAAACAATCTAGTAAGAGATCCAACCTTCAAGTCCTTAATAACTTGAGAAAGTACTGGAAAAGCATGCATACTGCTAAGCTATGTAACAAGTTAAAGTAAAAAAAGATGATAGTGTGAAAACGTATTTGTTGTGCTAAGCAAGTCGGCAAACTGAGCACTTTCTCCAAAACTGATCATTTAGGCCAACATGATAAACCTGGGTATTAAACCTGAGTATCTAAATGATATGTGCTGCAATCTGCATTAGTATGTGGTTGATATGGACTAAGGAAAAGTAAGTTCTAAGAAACAAAGATGGGTAATTTGGGCGTAGATCCCAAAAGAGAACATACTTCATACTAATACTGCATTACCAGATTAATTCAACGTGAAGGAAAACAAGTATCAAATTCAAGGAAGATGACTTCAGAGCATTTAAGATCAAAAGTTTAATGTTCGGGACGTTCAAGTATGCACTCAAAAGCAGGGATAATTTTCTGAATTAAGGTTTATAAATTAATTAGTTCTGCAAGTGTGGTATTTGCATAAAACCCAAAGAAGAACAGTTCTTTCCTACTAAACATCCCCTTAGAACCTAGAAAATTTGCTTCCAAATACAAAATTAAGGTAATAAATTGCAAAGTGGACAAAGAAAAACTTATTATTTTACCTTAGCATTCATGGCTCTCAGAAAGAATTCATCTCCAGGCAATAAGTTCGTCTTTTTACCAGCAATTTAGCAGCTGTCCCGTATGGCTCCTCAAATGCATTTGAAACCCAAGAGACATCAGATACCTCTTTCTTGGCAGATGTCTGTTCAGTAGGACGAATGGCAACTAAGGTTGCACCTTTTAAAACAGACCCATCAGGAAGCTCTAACTGAGGAGCATACCATAGCCTCATATTGAGTGCAGGAACAAGAGTCCTTTTCGATGCGGTAGAAGCAGACAATGGTTTCACCCTTAGTTCCTCCAACTGTTCCTTATTCATACATAGTACCCCTTGCCCATCTGAATCAGTTAAAATAAGACTATCTAGAGTTTGATGATCATCAATTATGGGCTGAAGCAAGTAATGTCTAGCTGAAGCAGCAATCAAGGAACTTATAGTCCAAACCACTCTCAATTTTAAACCTCCATTTGTATAAAAAGATTCAGGAATACTCCCATCATCTTCAATAGCAGCAGAAGCAGCAGCTGCGGCGGCAGCACCGCCGTGAAGAAGATTCTCTTGGAGTAGAGAAAAAGCAGAAGCAGGTTTCGGTGGGTCAATAATTGAAGAAGCACCAAGGATTAAACAATTATCAAGAGTGGATCCAAAATCAGCTCTCCACTTGAGTAAAACACCATCATCAATTCCTAATTCTCCACTAGGAAGCTCGATCCGTAACCTGCGGATCTCATTGAAGTTTTTCAATACTTGTGTAGGTGAATGATGAGTCACACCTCCTGATTCCATTTCTTCGTCATCATTGATTAGAGTACCATTCCCACCATTACCACCAACACCGCCACTGATTGATGAGGAAGACGATGTAgacgaggatgatgatgatggtgatgacttTCTAGGTCCAAGAAATTGACCTAGGGCTTGAAGCGGCTTAAAGATTCCACCAAAGACAAGACGAATAAGATTAGAAAAAACACTACGTGTTTTGTCGGAAGAAGCAGCGGTAGCGGATGCGTCGTCATCTGATATTACACAATCAACTCTGACGACAACGTTATCGATCTGTGGAACTAGTTCATGAAAACGTCGGGATACAACGCAACATCTACCTAAAGCTTTAACATCTCCGATCTGGTTAAATACTATCAACAACAAAGAATCCGGCAATCGATCAAAATGATCGATCTCATCTACCTCGGAACAAAGATAAGACATGGTACCACAACCAACAACAACTGATCAAGATTTAATCAGATCAAggggaaaaaaaaaaccaaaattacaATACAGTCACAATTACAGACAGAACCCAAAAATTAAGATCAAATGAAGTTTTCTAAACATAAAACACAATGGAATTCAAGTAAGAAAGATCTGAATTATTGAGTCAGATATCATGAgatcaaacaagaagaagaagaagatagacagATGGATATATCGAAACCCAAACCTCGACCTTCGGTATgaagcaaagaagcaaaaatgAAGAGACCTTGTTCCGTAGGTGATGAGAAGAAGGGATCTAGAGTAGCGATATCTTTTTCTCTAGGCGGATTATTGTTGTTATTTAGCACCACTGAGAGATGAGAGAGAATGAGGATAGACGATAAGAGATTAAGAGAGATCCACGGCTTTGGAGTTcggactagggctgcacaagatccgcccacgatacccaaacccacccgtacccgctaaatctgtgggtttttaatccatacccgcccgttgtggatgcggggttggttatgaaaaaaaaacccgttgtttgtgggtgcgaggttggtttaagctaatacccgcccatacccacccaaaaaacccgcagattatataccattagataaaactaatcctagtcgtccattatgaaaccctaatactagtagataggataactgataaccctcgttcactttctacactcttctctctgttcgacctctcctcttcttcctcctcagttcttcttcttcacctacgaacgacaattaccagaaatcttcaccagaaatcgacaacaacaacttcgaatcttcattagaaatcgacaacaatcgaaaaatcaacagattcaacacttaatcttcatctgtgaacttcctacgtatgaatattttgggggttttgttttttttctcacttaatcaaggagaatagaagttactctaaatacttgaatataaagcgggtttaaacccgtttaaacccatacccgcccaacccgtagcgggcgggtaacaaaacccgccagctgtttgtgggtgcggggttggttatgaaaaaaaaaacccgcagtctgtgggtgcgaggttgattttagcccatacccgcccatgtgcagccctagttcggACAAAGAGACACAGAGAGGGTAGAGAGagattgtgttttttttctttcttttcttttcttttcttttcttttcttttcttcttttacaACTTTGTTTATCCTTAATAATTTATCTTTCTGTCTGTTTCTGTTTTTATTGAATTAATCTAATCATAGTATTATTAGGTGACCACTAGAACGCTAACCACTGGTACCTGTCACACTACTCACACACACTATGGTACTCATTTATTTTTGTGAGGGTCCCTAATCTGTGCTTGTTTATCAATACACATTTTTGATAGTTATTGTCAGGGTGGCTCTAGCTAGGCTGAGGTGGATAATTGATCAACCAGACAAGAACCTCAGAATTTGGACAACCTACTTAGGCCAAGTCCTATGGTGTACTAATCCAGAAGCTAGATTAGCCGTCCATGTCAGATAGTACTATCCTtaattagcaattcgggattcgataaacgtacggaacggtaaacgtacgaatattatacggttttgtaaaacccagattcggtccaaaattcggtcaacgggacgtgattcgtcagtaattcggaacggcatatatatgtgtataattcgatttataaatgtgagttcggctctgaaaatacggtatctatatataacaaataatttgtatttataagatcATAGACCAAATTTTacgcatatgtgtgagttatttaaagaaaaaataaacttaatatgatgatattaataatatatgcAACATTAGTCATCCAAGAGGACGTGGtatagtggtttagatgcttggttagtgagtttgagatctctctcaccttcaaatctcttcagtcatttttgtttcataaaaattacaacaacgtctaatattgggtcgtgtatgctcgggaggcagtaaagtccaaaaagtggGGACTTTGAAaacgtaaaagctaaagaatttctgGCGAactaagcggacgtatcattcgggatacgtaaagttcgtgaacgattcgcgataatccggaaatgccacataatacgcgtcttgggttcggagttgcaaacgtacgcgaataagacggtaaaatttgtgataaaggaaaaattcgcgaacttactaactagggtactACCTTTTAAGTCGAGTCCTAAGGGAGTGCGAATCTaactgctagattagcagtccggGTCAGCCCAGTGTTGTTTGGTTCAGTGCAACCAATCTGAGCCGTCAgatcaaaaaaaatcaatttgcgctgaaccattcagatAAAGGTAATTTTTTAGGGATGAACCATTCAACGCTACTATCCCAGTGCTAGTTCAACTGCGAGCAAGtgataggagagagaactagtgttaacaaatagacaacatttttttttgaactgcaacactttttggctaatctagcagctcaatctagtccataggacttagccttagaTACGCACTTCTTCAAATTACTTGTAGAGTATGCATTTGTTCAATTGTCGGGTATGAGTTGAACAACCTGAACTGATCGGTTATTTTTTTATAAGAACTAGCAACTACCATATTTTGATGGGCATTTTTACTACCAACTgataattttaattaattttttgttttgataaaaatttcttcatttttattcatAGTTTCAAATCGATTACATTATGGTTAAGAACATCAAGAATAAGATTACTAGGAATAAAAACTACATTCAGATATTCTTTTGAGAGAAAATTGGAATACTGAAAAGTTTCAAATAATATGGAGATCCCGATTAAATCGGAAAGAGGATGGTGACTTGAATAAAACCCCACTATttgatatatattcttcttaagaAAGAGATGACTCTAAAAACAAGAGACTGTGATTCTCACATTAATTTTTGACAACTTCTAAAACCAACGGTATTCTTAGATCTCTTTTGTTAAAAAAGAGATTCAATTTTTGCCGATGTGATCCAAAAAAGCTCTTCACCATAACATACCCAACATCAAGAAGGCCatgaaaaccaagaaaaaaattTACAATAACGCATATAACATCGTTATGAAAGCGAAGGAGAAAGCCGAAACGCCAACAAAAGATTCAAGAAAAGCGATCAAACTAAAGCCTAACACTAGTAACCTACTTGAAAGCAAGAAACTGAAAGAAACTTGCTCAGATCCAACCCCAATGGATCTAGATCTGAGTGGGAAGGGGGCTGACGGTTTGGGTTTTCCTCTTGGGTTAGAAAGGGAAGAGAGagtagagagaaagagaaagaacaatTTTAATTGTAAtctcttttctctttctcttttggaCGACTTCTTCTCTCTCTTATCCCCTAAATTTGTTTCCGTTCAACTTTTTTTTCAGACCGCTACAATTCTTTTCAATAACTAACGGCTCTTTCACCGTTTGTTTTTCGCCAGATCTCAGATGGAAAAATAGATTACCACATGTTATACTCTCAttcattaattcaattgaaaacccAATCACCAGATACTCTCAACCAATCATCCTAATCATTAGAACTATTGGAATCACTCACCGGAAAAGCAACAACATCATCACTAATGTCAAGGGACGTCTTACACGTTCGGGATGCCCTAGGTGTATTTGAAATTTGGGGCTTTCTTATGCGTTATAAAATTAGAGCGAGAgttagaatattttgtatatttaACATGATAACTTGAACTAAGGTATGTGGTCGAAGTTCGCAAAAGAAATTTCAGGCCTTTTGACTAGATTCTGGGTTGTAAGTTGGTAATTTGCGTAAAGAACCCAAAATTGGTTGTTGCTTTCGAAAACTAAAATTTTAGTGACATTTATAGTTGTTACGAACAGTTGTTACCCAACTCAAACCATTATAAATTAACTGTAATGTAAATAAGTGTGACAAAATACTTTATTAATACTTATAAATGTTATAAATTGgctactattagaagaagtaaaaaaaaattggggcCCTTGGCGACTGCTGAGTCTGCCTTGTCCAAAAGACGGTCCGATTAATATCCTCAATATTCTCACGGGAAAAGAAGCAGCATCAACAACGCCTAATAGCAATAACCAAGTCACCCTACATTCTGGATTTCATAGACTAAACCTCACACTAAACATCAAAAAGCCCACCCTGCTACTTCTGATCAACAATACCCAAAAGCTATATGGTTTAAACCTTTAAGGAATCCTAGCAAAAACGATTTTCTAAATCCCAATGATAACATTGTACCTATAATTTTCATATACAATTACCCTAAAAATACCTTCATTCACAGAAAAAACCAAATACATAAACCAAATCTATAAACCCCAATAATCAACCAAATTTTGAATCTCAAATACCCCTCATTACCTAGCCTATAACAAGCATCTTAGTACCATATTTTCCGTGACACCCACACATGCAATCATAAACATCAAAAGCAATTTTATCCAAATTACCCTAGCCACATTCCTGATTACTAAAACAAACACCATTACGACATACATTTCGTAACCAAAACATCCATAAACAACTAGCCATTTGGCCTGATTTCCAAACCAATTCATAGACACCGTttcagaaaaaacaaaaacaacaaaagcatTCAGACAATGTTTAAACCTAACCATGTAATGTATCTTAAAACACAAGTCACCCAAAAATACCTTACGGTTGTTTTAAACCCCAATACTAtgtaaccaaaaatcaactatcaTAAGAGAACCAACAACAGATTACCTAACCAGCTACATGGGACGATGTTGAGTGTGGTTCCGAGTCACACACCGAGTTCGACTCATTTTCATCCGAGTTGGAGTACTTTGGTTTTGGGCCTCATTAACTCGAGGTCATGCTAGTGTAGGCTGCATCGGAACGACTGTCTCCACTGGCTCGTTATCTAGATCGGCTAGATCATTGGTTGGAGGATTTCCACCTGTAAATATTTCACCACCAAGTTGAGATACAAATGGGCACAAGGCATCAAGAACCAAAAAGTGCATGGGTGCAATACAATCCCAAGGCTGCAATGCCAGAATTTGAATGGCTTGTCTCACTCTTGCAGGATAAGTAATAGACATAAATTCAATTTTGCTAACCCCACAACTTCGAATGGCCAAAATCTGGGATGCACATCATACGACTTCCAGGAGTTATCATTTGATCCCTTTATTGGTTTGTTGGTAGGTCTGGGGAGGCTTTTTTTCATCATCCTCCATTGGTTCCTTTTCTTTGATATCAACATGACCATCTTCGTCCACTGGAACCCGGTCATTGTCAGAACCAACATCACCATTACCACCGCTACCGCTACTGCCGCCgccaccattaccaccaccgcttCCACTTTTACTACCAATCTcaaaagtaggaattacctatagatcctattatagtgttcttagttagtggcaggtccacccactaaagcctagtaaccggaggtccataattaaaagaaaagagaaaaatggacccaattttttaagcccaggtcctgcacacgtgtgtaacctattacgtgcattttaagaattcccaaaatagccttcactatatataacagaaataaaaacagctttcctcaattttctttttcttctcagatgcgttttctctctctctctctctccctctcctcttctctgctgctgccgCTTATGAAGTTTAAACCtagggtttgtgaagatgttTAGTGATTTTACAggtatgttatttaatttttctccagttcttctttgtttttgttttgtttctcaacTGAATCATGAAAATTCGatcgatttcatgatgttttcactttctttttgcgGTTTTGGTAGTTCAATCTCATGATGCGTCTCTTGTTTTCACGTGCTGCTGATTTTTAGACTATgaatcaacagtacatatttggtatactgaaatatactgctctaatcttgttgttttttatagttttggagatttttcttgtttgatccagaagtacatatatggaatattcaaataaaagtgtttcgattctattttttcatagattcgttacttgtttttcacatgcagctaaattttagattatgaatcagcagtgcatatatgatgtactgaaaaattatgctttaattttgttatttttgtagttttggatacttttcttcttcgatctagaagtatatatatggaatactggaaaaaaaaagtgtttcgattctgttttttatggattcattacttggttttcacatgcagatgattttagtttcattttggttgttttttatatgcttttgagttgcttttgtgtatcaatcatcggtacgtatatgatatactggtggattttgatgaaacaagttcatatctaaataaaaaatcatgttttatgtttatttcattagtagatctgatatttttatggtttttggtttgtttttcagttttcttttgtgtattaaccatcagtacatatatgacgtactgtttatttttgtgtttactatgaatttatagatttttttcttatttttttggtttgatccaggagtacatatatggaatactaaaatatgtgct
This is a stretch of genomic DNA from Papaver somniferum cultivar HN1 chromosome 1, ASM357369v1, whole genome shotgun sequence. It encodes these proteins:
- the LOC113300960 gene encoding F-box protein At4g18380-like is translated as MSYLCSEVDEIDHFDRLPDSLLLIVFNQIGDVKALGRCCVVSRRFHELVPQIDNVVVRVDCVISDDDASATAASSDKTRSVFSNLIRLVFGGIFKPLQALGQFLGPRKSSPSSSSSSTSSSSSISGGVGGNGGNGTLINDDEEMESGGVTHHSPTQVLKNFNEIRRLRIELPSGELGIDDGVLLKWRADFGSTLDNCLILGASSIIDPPKPASAFSLLQENLLHGGAAAAAAASAAIEDDGSIPESFYTNGGLKLRVVWTISSLIAASARHYLLQPIIDDHQTLDSLILTDSDGQGVLCMNKEQLEELRVKPLSASTASKRTLVPALNMRLWYAPQLELPDGSVLKGATLVAIRPTEQTSAKKEVSDVSWVSNAFEEPYGTAAKLLVKRRTYCLEMNSF